GTAGAAGATATCCGCGCGAGAATTGCTGAGGCGCTGTCCCCGATTCACGTGCCCGAGAAGATACATGTCTTGAGCGCTCTGCCGATGAATAGCAACGGCAAGCCCGACAAGGTGCTCCTGAAGTCGCAATGTTCCTAGCGTAGACCTTTCGGTTCGCAGGCCAATCCAACCGCTATGTCGAGAAGGCGAGTGAATGAACGTTCACCTGGCATCATACCTGAGTGGGAACACCGCTGACGATCTTGCTGAAAGCAAGCGCGAGTTCCTGGAGATCGGCCGTCGTTCCGGTCATTACCCCATGGCCAGTGCGCGGCGTGATGGGGTGGATTCGGAAGTAAGTGTCTGGTGCAGCAACGACTATTTGGGAATGGGCCAGAATCGCCAGGTCATCGCGGCCATGCACGCCGCGATCGATACTCATGGCGTAGGCTCCGGAGGTTCCCGGAATATCGGTGGAACCAACCATTATCACGTCCTTCTCGAAAATGAGCTGGCGGATCTGCACGGCAAGGAATCCGCTCTCCTTTTCACATCGGGATACACAGCCAACGAGGGATCGCTCTCCGTGCTGGCGGGGCTGCCGAAGGATGCCGTCGTATTTTCCGATGCGAAGAACCACGCCTCGATCATCGACGGTCTCCGGCACAGCGGTGCGCAGAAGCACGTCTTCAGGCACAACGACGTCGCCCACCTGGAAGAATTGATCGCGGCCGCTCCCGCCGACCGCCCGAAGCTTATCGTCGTGGAATCGGTCTATTCCATGTCGGGCAACGTTGCACCGCTCGCCGAGATTGCCGACATTGCGGACAAGTACGGTGCCACGACCTTCATCGACGAGGTCCACGCGGTCGGTATGTACGGCCCGCAGGGCGCCGGCATCGCTGCGCGGGAAGGCATAGCCGATCGGTTCACCGTCGTGATGGGTACCTTGGCAAAGGGTTACGGAACGGTCGGCGGCTACATTGCGGGACCGGCTGCCCTCGTGGACGCGGTGCGGACCTATTCGCGCTCGTTCGTCTTCACCACCTCGCTGCCGCCGGCGGTCGCGGCCGGTTCGCTGGCGTCGGTTCAGTACCTGCGGTCCTCCGATGTCGAGCGAAAGCTTCTCTCGGAGAATGCGCGGCTTCTGCACAGCCTTCTGATCGCGGCCGACATCCCGTTCATTTCGACGGACTCCCATATCGTTGCGGCCTTCGTCGGTGATGACGATATGTGCAAGCGGGCGTCCCAGCTGCTGTTCGAGCGGCACGGGATCTACGTCCAGTCCATTAATGCCCCCAGCGTGCCCGCGGGCGAGGAGATCCTGCGCATCGCTCCGTCTGCCGTGCACGATCAGAACGATGTCGAGAACTTCGCCCACGCACTTCATGGAATCTGGAAGGAATTGAACATCCCGACCGCGAGTGCCCGAGACTGGTTCACGTCCGAGCTCTGCGGTGGCGGCGCCCGCACCGCCGCGAAAGACGGACTGCTGCCGTAATGACCATGTCAGTTGCCGGCGTGCTGGCCGACACGGCGGCGCAGCGACCCAACCACTCGGCCGTGATCTACGAGTCCGAGCATTTCACCTACGGGTGGCTGTGGGAACAGGCGCGCCGCTACGCCTCCGTGCTGCGAGCCAACGGGGTACGGCCAGGAGACCGGGTCGCCATGCTCCTGGTCGACACCCCGCAGTTTCCCGCTGTGTACTTCGGCGTGCTGGCGGCCGGCGCCGTCGCGATCCCGCTGAATGTCATGTCGACCGCGTCGGAGATCGATCACGTCCTGACCGATGCCGACGCCCATTTTCTGGTGTGCTCCGCCTCCTTGCTCGCCCGGGCGAGCAAGGAGGCGGAGCCGCTCGGCACGGTGCTCCTCACTGTCGGCCCGGGCCCCGCGGGCACTGTCGACCTGGAGAACGCGGCACAGGAAACAGCGCCGATCGACGATTCCGCAGTGCGGGAACCCGACGATGTGGCGGTCGTGTTCTACACGTCCGGTACGACGGGTGAGCCGAAAGGGGTGATGCTCACCCACCGGAATATTCTGTACAACGTCGAGAGGATGGTCACCACTCCGTATGCGTTCCGGAGTGACGACGTATTGCTCGGGTGCTTGCCGCTGAGCCACGGCTTCGGTCAGATTTGTGGCATGCTGACGGGCTTCCGCGCCGGTATATCCATCGTCATGATGCCGAGGTTCTCCGGGCGGGAGGCCCTCGCGCTGATGACGAAACACCGGTGCACGGTTTTCATGGGTGTGCCGACAATGTATTTCAAGTTGCTCGATGCGGTGGCCCAGGGAGAGCAGGTTCCTCGGCTCGACCGCGTGTACAGCGGGGGATCCGCGCTTCCGGTCAAGACCCTCGAGGATGTCCGAAGCGCGTTCGGATGTCCTGTGTACGAGGGGTACGGGATGACCGAGACCTCTTGTAGCGTTGCCTATCACTATCCCGGCCTGACTTTTCGATCCGGAACAGTCGGTGTTCCGATCACTGGCATCACGGTCGGTATAGCTCGGCCGAATTCCGACAGGATAGATCTCCTGCCCGCCGGTGAGGTGGGCGAGATCGTGGTGCGCGGTCCGAACGTCATGGCCGGATATCTCGGTCGCCCAGATATCACCGCCGAGGTTCTGATCGACGACTGGTTCCTTACCGGCGATCTCGGCAGGCTGGATGGCGACGGCTACCTTTCGGTCGTGGGCCGTAAGAAGGACTTGATTCTGCGTGGTGGCTACAACGTCTATCCGCGCGAAATCGAGGAAATCCTCCTCGGGCATTCGGCCGTGGCGCAGGTGGCAGTTATCGGTGTTCCGCACCCTGTGCTTGGTGAGGAGGTCTGGGCGATTGTCGTGCCTGCCCGCCCGGAGGGCGTGACCTCTGGATCGGATGAAGAGATCATTGAATGGGGCAAACAGCGCCTCGCCGCATATAAGTACCCTCGTCGAGTCGAGTTCACCGACGCTCTCCCGATGGGGTCCAGCGGAAAGGTTCTCAAGCGGATGCTCGTCTCGAAATACGAGTCGACCGCCGGCTCGTCACTATGCGGCTGACCGGCCGCCACAGAATCACATGGGTGCAGCACCCGCAGTGCGGCTGCGGGTGCTGCGCCTCCGCTCAAGCATCGTACGTAACAAATAGGTAGGGCGACTCGACCATGGCTGAAATCCAAGCGGACACGTCGGCATCGACCGAGGCGATCGCCATCGTCGGTATGTCCTGCCGACTGCCGCATGCGGAGAACCCCGCGCAACTGTGGCAACTGCTGCGCGACGGCCGCAGTGCGATTGGCGCGCCCCCAGCAGGCCGCCCCGAACTGCTCTCTCGGCCGGGGGGCTATCTCGAGGACGTCAGCGGCTTTGATGCAGGCTTCTTCGGCATCAGTCCGAGTGAGGCGTCGTCGATGGATCCGCAGCAGCGGCTGATGCTTGAGCTCGCCTGGGAGGCACTGGAGGACGCCAGGATCCTCCCGTCCGATCTTGCCGATAGTCGGACCGGTGTCTTCGTCGGGGTTATCGCCGACGATTATGCTGCCCTCACGCGTCAGCACGGGGTCGAAGCCATCACCCGCCACACCCTGACCGGTCTCAACCGCGGCGTCGTTGCCAACCGGATCTCCTACACCCTGGGTCTGCACGGACCGAGTGCGGCCGTGGACACCGGCCAGTCCTCCTCGCTGGTCGCTGTGCACCTGGCAGTCGAGAGCCTGCGCCGCGGCGAGTCCGCCATGGCCATCGCCGGCGGTGTCAACCTCAATTTGGTGCCGGACAGCACCATCGGCGCGGAGCGGTTCGGCGCACTTTCACCAGACGGTCTCAGCTTCACTTTCGACGCCAGGGCGAATGGATATGTACGCGGTGAGGGCGGCGCGTTCGTGGTGCTCAAGCCGCTGCACGCCGCCGTAGCAGACGGCGACCCGGTCTACTGCGTGCTGCACGGCAGCGCGATGAACAACGACGGGACGACCGAGGGTCTCACCGTACCGAGTCCGGCTGGCCAGCAGGATGTCCTGCGGCAGGCGTACGAGCGTGCCAAGGTGTCCGCGGAGCAGGTGCAGTACGTCGAATTGCACGGCACGGGTACCAAGGTGGGCGACCCGGTCGAAGCGTCGGCTCTGGGCGCGGTGCTCGGTGACGGCCGCGTGGACGGAGCTGAGCTGCGGGTCGGATCGGTGAAGACCAACGTCGGACACCTTGAGGGTGCCGCCGGCATCGTCGGCTTGCTGAAAGCGGCGCTCTGCATCCGTAACCGCGAGCTCGTGCCGAGCCTGAACTTCGAAGCCCCCAACCCAGACATTCCGTTCGACGAGTTGAAGGTCGCCGTACAGCGAAGCCTCGAGCCATGGCCGCGGCCGGACGAGCCGCTCTACGCAGGTGTCAGCTCGTTCGGTGTGGGCGGTACGAACTGCCACGTCGTGCTTTCGGACTGGCGCACCGAGTTGGCGGCGGAGGAGGAGTTGCCTGGCGCTGAGTCCGGCTCGGGTGTGGTGCCGTGGGTGGTGTCGGGTAAGTCGGCTGAGGCTGTGGCTGGTCAGGCGGGGCGGCTGGTGTCGTTCCTGGAGGAGCGTCCGGGGCTGGATGTCGCGGCGGTGGGTCGTTCGCTTGTGGTGTCGCGTGCTCGTTTCGATCATCGTGCGGTGGTTGTGGGGGAGACTCGCGAGGAGCTTCTGGCGGGTGTTCGGGCGTTGGCTGCGGGTGTGCCTGCGGCTGGTGTGGTGTCGGGTCGTGCGGTGCCGGGTGGTGCGGGTAAGACGGTGTTCGTGTTCCCGGGTCAGGGTTCGCAGTGGCAGGGCATGGCTCTGGAACTCCTCGACTCCTCCGCGGTGTTCGCCGCCCGGCTGGTGGAGTGTGAGCGGGCGTTGGCGCCGTTCACGGACTGGTCGCTGCTGGATGTGCTGCGCGGTGTGGAGGGGGCGCCCGGTTTTGATCGGGTGGAGGTGGTGCAGCCGGCGCTGTGGGCGGTGATGGTGTCCCTGGCCGCGTTGTGGCGTTCGGTGGGCATCGAGCCGGATGCGGTGATCGGTCACTCGCAGGGCGAGATCGCGGCGGCCGCGGTGTCGGGGGCGCTGTCGCTGGACGACGCGGCGAAGGTCGTGGCGTTGCGTAGCCGGGCGATCGTGAAGCTGGCCGGTACGGGCGGGATGGTGTCGGTAGCTCTGCCGGCCGACGAGGTTCGCGAGCTCATCGCCCATTGGGGCGGCGCGATCGATATCGCCGCACACAACGGCCCCGTGAGCACGGTCGTCTCCGGCGACCCGGAGGCCCTGGCCGACCTCGTCGCTCAAAGTGAGGTCAAGGGATACCGTGCCCGCACCGTTCCGGTCGACTACGCCTCTCACTCCGCCCACGTTGACTTGCTGGAGGATGAGCTGCGGGAGCTGTTGGCCGGCGTCACGCCGCGTACCGGTGACATCAGGTTCTTCTCCACTGTCACCGGGCAGCCGCTGAACGGTGAGGAGCTCGACGGCGGGTACTGGTTCCGCAACCTCCGCCAGACCGTCCAGTTGGAAGAGGCCACCCGTGCTCTGCTTGACGACGGGCATCGCGTCTTCATCGAGGTCAGTGCCCACCCGGTGCTTACCTCGGCCCTCAGTGACACGGCCGACGAGGCCGGCGTCGGCGGCACTGTTGTTGTCGGATCGCTGCGGCGCGACGACGGTGGACGGGATCGTTTCCTGGCCTCGGTCGCAGAGGCGCACGTCAACGGTGTGGGGGTGGAGTGGGAGCGGTTCCTGCCGGGTTCGGGTGTGGTGGATCTGCCCACGTATGCCTTCCAGCGTCAACGTTTCTGGCTGGATGGTTCGGCGATCGGGCCGGTCCAGGTCCCGACCGTTGCGGCAAGGCGGCGCGGTCCGAAGCGGTCCGCGCCGCGAGGCGATGAGCTGGAGCTGGTGCGTGCGCACGTGGCAGCAGTGCTCGGCCACGGATCGGCGCGCGACGTGGACATCGACACGACCTTTAAGGATCTGGGCTTCGACTCCGTCTCGGCCGTCGAGCTTCGGAACGCGCTGAACAGGGCCACCGGGCTCTCGCTGCCCTCCGGCCTCCTTTTCAACTACCCGACCCCGGCCATACTCGCCGAACACCTCGGTGGTCAGCTCCTCGGCCTGGACCAGGGCCAGGGCCAGGATGACGATGCGTACGAGGCTCTAGCCCTTGACGAGCCGATCGCGATCGTGGGCATGGCATGTCGGCTGCCGGGAGGGGTCGCCTCTCCGGAGGACCTGTGGCGTTTGGTGAGCAGCGAGGTCGATGCGGTCGACGGATTCCCGACCAACCGAGGCTGGGACCTTGATTCGCTCTTCGCCCCCGATTCGGACAGCCCCGGCAAGACCTACGCCACCCAAGGTGGCTTCCTGCACGATGCGGACCGGTTCGATGCCGAGTTCTTCGGCATCAGTCCCCGCGAGGCGGCGGCGATGGAGCCCCAGCAGCGGCTGCTGCTGGAGACGGCCTGGGAGGCCTTCGAGCAGGCGGGCATCGACCCCGCCGCGCTGCGCGGCACCCGCACCGGTGTGTACGTGGGCGCGACGGCACAGGAGTACGGGCCGCGGCTGCACGAGCCGTCCGGCGGATACGACGGCTACCTGCTGACGGGCAACACCGCCAGTGTGGCCTCGGGCCGGCTGGCCTACACCTTCGGGCTGGAGGGCCCGGCGGTGACGGTCGACACCGCCTGCTCGTCCTCGCTCGTCGCGCTTCACCTCGCCGCGCAGTCGCTGCGCCAGGGCGAGTCCTCCGTGGCCATCGCCGGCGGTGTGTCCGTCATGGCCACGCCCGGCATGTTCGTGGAGTTCTCCCGGCAGCGCGGGCTGTCGCCGGACGGGCGTTGCAAGGCGTTCTCCTCGTCGGCGGACGGTACGGGCTGGGCCGAGGGTGTGGGTCTGCTGGTGCTGGAGCGGCTGTCGGACGCGGAGCGCAACGGGCACCAGGTGCTCGCGGTGATCCGTGGTTCCGCCGTGAACCAGGATGGTGCGAGCAACGGTCTGACGGCCCCGAACGGGCCTTCGCAGGAGCGGGTCATCCGCGCCGCGCTGGCCAACGCCCGCCTGTCGGCGTCCGAGGTGGACGCGGTGGAGGCGCACGGCACGGGCACCAAGCTCGGCGACCCGATCGAGGCGCAGGCGCTGCTGGCCACCTACGGCCAGGACCGCGAAGAGCCGCTTCGACTCGGCTCGCTGAAGTCGAACATCGGTCACACGCAGGCCGCGGCGGGTGTCGCGGGCGTGATCAAGATGATCACGGCCATGCGTAACGGGGTTCTCCCGGCGACGCTGCACGTGGACGAGCCGACCTCGCACGTCGATTGGTCGGCCGGCGCGGTGGAGCTGTTGACGCAGGCCCAGGAGTGGCCGGAGCTCGACCGTCCGCGCCGGGCGGGCATCTCGTCCTTCGGCATCAGCGGTACCAACGCACACCTCATCGTCGAGCAGGTCACGGAGATCGAAGCTCCGGTGGAGGAGCTGTCGGTGTCGGGTCCGGTGCCGTGGGTGGTGTCGGGCAAGTCGGGGGCTGCTCTGTCGGAGCAGGCGGATCGGCTGGTGTCGTTCCTGGAGGAGCGGCCGGAGCTGGACGTCGTGGCTGTGGGCCGTTCGCTGGCCGTATCGCGTGCTCGTTTCGATCACCGTGCGGTGGTCGTGGGGGAGACCCGTGAGGAACTCCTGGACGCGCTGCGGGCGCTGACCCCGGGCGAGGCCGTCTCGGCGGGTTCGGTGGCGTTCCTGTTCTCCGGGCAGGGTAGTCAGCGTGTGGGTATGGGCCGTGAGCTGTATGCGGCGGAGCCGGTGTTCGCGGCTGCGTTCGACGAGGTTGTCGGGGCGTTGGATGTCCACTTGGACCGTTCGCTCGCCGGGGTGATCGAGGGTGAGTCGGAGCTGCTTCAGCGGACAGTGTTCACTCAGCCGGCGTTGTTCGCGGTCGAGGTGGCCCTGTTCCGTCTGCTGTCTCATTACGGGGTGACCCCGGATTATCTGGTGGGTCATTCGGTGGGTGAGCTGGCGGCGGCCCATGTGGCGGGTGTGCTGTCTCTTGAGGACGCTGCGCGTTTGGTGTGTGCGCGGGCGCGTCTGATGGAGGGTGTTGCCGAGGGTGGGGCGATGGTTGCCCTGAACGCGGGTGAAGCGCACGTTGCCGGGTGGCTTGAGGGTCGTTCCGGTGTGGATGTGGCCGGGTTCAACAGCCCTGCCAGCACCGTGATTTCGGGTGACGAGACAGCAGTGCTCGAAGTCCTGGAGCTGGCTCGCGGGGAGGGTGTGAAGGCGACGCGGCTGAAGGTGAGCCATGCTTTCCACTCCGCGCACCTGGACGGAATGCTGGCGGAGCTCACCGAGATCGCCCGGACTCTGACCTACTCGGCTCCCCGGATCCCGGTCGTTTCGAATGTCACCGGTGAGGTGGTTGAGGGGTTCACTGCCGAGTACTGGGCTGTTCAGGCCCGTTCGGCGGTCCGTTTCGCCGACGGCATCGCCACGCTGGCCGGTCTTGGTGTGACGGCGTTCGTGGAGCTGGGGCCCGACGGGACGCTTGCGGGTCTGACGGGCGAGTGCCTGGCCGACACCGAGGGCATCGTCGTGGTTCCGGTGCTGCGCAAGGACCGTGCCGAGAAGCATTCCCTCCTCGCCGCCCTGGGCGCTGTGCACGCACATGGTGTGGGTGTGGACTGGGAGGGGTTCCTGCCGGGTTCCGGTGTGGTGGAGATGCCGACGTATGCGTTCCAGCGTGAGCGTTTCTGGTTGAATGCGCCGCGTTCCGGTGATGCGGCGGGTCTGGGCCTGACGGCTGTGGATCATCCGTTGTTGGCTGCGGTGATCACGGAGCCCGATGGTGATGCGGTGCAGTTCTCGGCTTCGGTGTCGTTGTCTTCGCATCCGTGGCTGGCTGATCACGCGATGGGTGGGACGGTCCTGGTTCCGGGGACGGTGTTCCTGGAGCTCGCGGGCACCGCGGCCGAGCAGCTGGGTCACGCCACCGTCGAGGAACTCACCCTCCAGGCACCCCTGATCCTCTCGGAGAAGACGGGCGCTCAGCTGCGGCTGACCGTCGACCGGGCCGACGCGCGCGGCGATCGTCAGTTCACCGTGTACTCGCGGACCGGCGAAGAGCAGTGGACCGCCCACGCGGCCGGCCTGCTCACGTCCTCCGTCCCCTCGCCGGGCGTTTCCCTGGACCAGTGGCCCCCGGCCGATGGCACCCCCATCCCGCTGGACGGCGTCTACGACCGCCTCGACGACTTGGGCTACGGCTACGGGCCGGCCTTCCACGGTCTGCGCGCCGCCTGGCGCGCCGGTGACGACCTGTTCGCCGAGGTCGCCCTGCCCGACCAGCTCCACACCGAAGCCGCGTGCTTCGGTGTGCACCCCGCCCTCCTCGACGCGGTTCTGCACCCGCTCGTGCTGGAGGCCGCGGCCTCGGCGCAGGACGACAGCACGATCCTTCTGCCGTTCTCGTTCTCGGGCTTCGTGCTGCACGCGGTCGGTGCCACGGTGCTGCGCGTCCGATGGACCCGTACCGGCCAGGACACGGCCCGTCTCGCCCTCGCCGACGGCGCCGGCGCTCCGGTGGCGGCGATCGAGTCGGTCGCCCTGCGGCCGATCGCCCGCGATCAGCTCGCCGTTGCCGGCCCGGCCGTGGAGTCCCTGTACCGGGTGACCTGGGAGGCCGTCCCGGCGGCCGAGCCGGTCGCCGACCAGCGGTGGGTCCGGCTGGGCGAGGCGCCCTACGCCGACCTCGCCGCGCTCAGCGCTGCGGTCGACGCGGGATCTGCCGTACCGGAGTTCGTGGTGATCGGCGAGCAGGAGCTCGTCGTCGGCACCACCGGTGATGTACTCGACCAGACCCACGCCACGGCGGCGCGAGGGCTGGAGGCGGTGCGGGAATGGCTGGCCGCCCCGCAGTTCGCGGAGAGCCGCCTCGTCCTCGTCGTCCCGGACAGTGCGCTGCACACGGCCCCGCTCGTGGGCCTGATGCGTACTGCGCAGACCGAGCAGCCCGACCGACTGGTCCTCGCCCACTTGGATGAGGGTGGTCTGGAGCTGCTGCCTGCCGTGTTGGCTTCGGGTGAGCCTGAGGTGGCGGTGCGGGGCGGCGGGTTGTTCGTGCCGCGTCTGGCGCGTGCTGCGGGTGTCGTGGCGGGTGTGGTGGAGGGTCTGGATCCGGAGGGTACGGTCCTGGTGACCGGTGCTCTGGGTACGTTGGGCCGTCTGGTGGCGCGTCGGTTGGTGACGCATCACGGAGCGCGGCACCTGCTGTTGGTGTCGCGTCGTGGTGGTGAGACTCCGGGTGCTGCCGAGTTCGTGGCGGAGCTGGCGGAGTTGGGTGCGCGGGCTCGGGTGGCGGCGTCTGACGTGTCGGACTTCGACGCGCTGGCGGGTCTGTTGGATGGGGTCGCGGTCGAGCGTCCGCTGACTGCCGTGGTGCATACGGCGGGTGTCTTGGACGATGCGACGGTCGCGTCGCTGTCGGCCGGTCATCTGGAGCGGGTGATGCGTCCGAAGGTGGACGCGGCCTGGAACCTCCACCGCCTCACCGAGTCCCTCGGCCTCGCCTCGTTCGTCATGTTCTCGTCCATCGCGGGTCTCATGGGCAACGCCGGCCAGGCCAACTACGCGGCCGCGAACACCTTCCTCGACGCCCTCGCGCAGCACCGCCGCGCCCAGAACCTGCCCGC
The Streptomyces lunaelactis genome window above contains:
- the hemA gene encoding 5-aminolevulinate synthase; the protein is MNVHLASYLSGNTADDLAESKREFLEIGRRSGHYPMASARRDGVDSEVSVWCSNDYLGMGQNRQVIAAMHAAIDTHGVGSGGSRNIGGTNHYHVLLENELADLHGKESALLFTSGYTANEGSLSVLAGLPKDAVVFSDAKNHASIIDGLRHSGAQKHVFRHNDVAHLEELIAAAPADRPKLIVVESVYSMSGNVAPLAEIADIADKYGATTFIDEVHAVGMYGPQGAGIAAREGIADRFTVVMGTLAKGYGTVGGYIAGPAALVDAVRTYSRSFVFTTSLPPAVAAGSLASVQYLRSSDVERKLLSENARLLHSLLIAADIPFISTDSHIVAAFVGDDDMCKRASQLLFERHGIYVQSINAPSVPAGEEILRIAPSAVHDQNDVENFAHALHGIWKELNIPTASARDWFTSELCGGGARTAAKDGLLP
- a CDS encoding long-chain-fatty-acid--CoA ligase; the protein is MSVAGVLADTAAQRPNHSAVIYESEHFTYGWLWEQARRYASVLRANGVRPGDRVAMLLVDTPQFPAVYFGVLAAGAVAIPLNVMSTASEIDHVLTDADAHFLVCSASLLARASKEAEPLGTVLLTVGPGPAGTVDLENAAQETAPIDDSAVREPDDVAVVFYTSGTTGEPKGVMLTHRNILYNVERMVTTPYAFRSDDVLLGCLPLSHGFGQICGMLTGFRAGISIVMMPRFSGREALALMTKHRCTVFMGVPTMYFKLLDAVAQGEQVPRLDRVYSGGSALPVKTLEDVRSAFGCPVYEGYGMTETSCSVAYHYPGLTFRSGTVGVPITGITVGIARPNSDRIDLLPAGEVGEIVVRGPNVMAGYLGRPDITAEVLIDDWFLTGDLGRLDGDGYLSVVGRKKDLILRGGYNVYPREIEEILLGHSAVAQVAVIGVPHPVLGEEVWAIVVPARPEGVTSGSDEEIIEWGKQRLAAYKYPRRVEFTDALPMGSSGKVLKRMLVSKYESTAGSSLCG